In a single window of the Nocardiopsis composta genome:
- a CDS encoding SDR family oxidoreductase, translating to MIVVTGATGNVGRRLVALLAGAGRPVRALTRRPGSARFPAGVEVVGGDLADPATLGPALRGATALHLITFAGDDQAPLENAPQILDAAARAGVERVTVLMGSVEPGPVERAVADSGLEWTRIAPVEFMSNALGWAGSIRAEGVIREGAVDVPSSMVHEEDIAAVAAAALTGDGHAGATHMVTGPQALTVRDKARILGEALGRPIRVVELSIEELQQGWRAEGFGEDDIAFFTAMTTERPEAGRTVRQVTGRSPRTFAHWAAENAGAFR from the coding sequence ATGATCGTTGTGACCGGAGCGACCGGGAACGTCGGACGCCGCCTGGTGGCCCTGCTCGCCGGGGCCGGGCGCCCCGTCCGTGCGCTGACCCGCCGGCCCGGTTCGGCGCGCTTCCCCGCGGGCGTCGAGGTCGTCGGCGGCGACCTCGCCGACCCGGCGACGCTCGGACCGGCACTGCGCGGGGCCACCGCGCTGCACCTGATCACCTTCGCCGGCGACGACCAGGCGCCGCTGGAGAACGCGCCGCAGATCCTGGACGCGGCCGCCCGGGCCGGTGTGGAGCGGGTGACGGTGCTGATGGGCTCCGTGGAACCCGGGCCGGTGGAGCGGGCGGTGGCCGACAGCGGCCTGGAGTGGACGCGCATCGCGCCGGTGGAGTTCATGTCCAACGCGCTGGGATGGGCCGGGTCGATCCGCGCCGAGGGCGTCATCCGGGAGGGCGCGGTGGACGTGCCCAGCTCGATGGTGCACGAGGAGGACATCGCCGCGGTCGCCGCGGCCGCCCTGACCGGGGACGGCCACGCGGGCGCCACCCACATGGTCACCGGCCCCCAGGCGCTGACGGTGCGGGACAAGGCGCGCATCCTCGGTGAAGCGCTGGGCCGCCCGATCCGGGTGGTCGAGCTCTCCATCGAGGAGCTTCAGCAGGGCTGGCGCGCCGAGGGGTTCGGCGAGGACGACATCGCGTTCTTCACCGCGATGACCACCGAGCGCCCCGAGGCGGGCCGCACCGTCCGGCAGGTCACCGGGCGCTCCCCGCGCACTTTCGCGCACTGGGCCGCGGAGAACGCCGGGGCCTTCCGCTGA
- a CDS encoding ABC transporter ATP-binding protein: MSRTYGESAAAVSALEEVTVDFREGTFTAVMGPSGSGKTTLLQCLAGLVRPSSGRVALGGVRIDGLPEKRLARVRRSRVGFVFQEFNLIPALTALENMLLPMRLAGRTPDREWVAEISGRTGIGHRLSHLPHELSGGQQQRVAICRALVTRPAVICADEPTGALDSSSGREVMALLREAVDVYRQTLVMVTHDPVAASYADTVLFLVDGRIVDTMDRPAPHTVAEQMTALMEGA; encoded by the coding sequence GTGAGCCGGACATACGGCGAGAGCGCCGCCGCGGTCTCTGCTCTGGAGGAGGTGACCGTCGATTTCCGGGAAGGCACCTTCACCGCGGTGATGGGGCCCTCCGGGTCGGGGAAGACGACCCTGCTGCAGTGCCTGGCCGGACTCGTCCGCCCCTCCTCCGGAAGGGTCGCCCTGGGCGGCGTCCGGATCGACGGACTCCCGGAGAAGCGGCTGGCCAGGGTGCGCCGGAGCAGGGTCGGCTTCGTCTTCCAGGAGTTCAACCTCATCCCGGCGCTCACCGCGCTGGAGAACATGCTCCTGCCGATGCGCCTGGCGGGCCGTACCCCCGACCGGGAGTGGGTCGCCGAGATCAGCGGGCGCACCGGGATCGGCCACCGCCTGTCGCACCTGCCGCACGAGCTCTCCGGCGGTCAGCAGCAGCGGGTGGCGATCTGCCGGGCCCTGGTCACCCGGCCCGCGGTCATCTGCGCCGACGAACCGACCGGCGCGCTGGACAGCTCCTCCGGCCGCGAGGTCATGGCGCTGCTCCGCGAAGCGGTGGACGTCTACCGGCAGACCCTCGTCATGGTGACCCATGACCCGGTGGCCGCCTCCTACGCCGACACCGTCCTGTTCCTCGTGGACGGGCGCATCGTCGACACGATGGACCGGCCCGCACCGCACACGGTCGCCGAGCAGATGACCGCACTGATGGAGGGGGCTTGA
- a CDS encoding lasso peptide biosynthesis B2 protein has product MTALETALRPPLSARLRALPVIAAALLCRAGGTWPDWCTGVALQPSRAHAWVEAEGRPIGEDEQDIALLVTAMRVTRREG; this is encoded by the coding sequence ATGACCGCGCTGGAGACCGCCCTGCGGCCTCCGCTGAGCGCCCGGCTCCGCGCCCTGCCCGTCATCGCCGCCGCCCTGCTCTGCCGGGCCGGCGGGACGTGGCCGGACTGGTGCACCGGGGTGGCGCTGCAACCGTCCCGCGCGCACGCCTGGGTCGAGGCCGAGGGAAGGCCGATCGGTGAGGACGAGCAGGACATCGCGCTGCTCGTGACGGCGATGCGCGTGACGCGGCGGGAGGGATGA
- a CDS encoding TolB family protein, translated as MSGTEPRRRGYARQALIGAAGAGAVFAGIFGTPPEPATAEAGAEGVPEAPIVFAADLAGTGGTDLYTVNGAGAPERITETAGNAAEPAWSPGRGEIAFTDDAGGPADLYAVGAGGGEPRRITEDLAEQGGPTWAPDGERIACSDDEPRRPPQESGVHVRAGGGDPVQLTEGGRDPDWDGGSHIAYAGTDGDEDTLYRVSADGGGPRFLAAFPGSEVSDPDWHPDGVRMLFWERTGSGEARLTVAGRDAGDPRAVFGTDAAVGGVSWSPSGELIAFAMDGPEGNGIYLLDAEDPGAPEKAVDLPGSQPVDLDWS; from the coding sequence ATGAGCGGGACGGAGCCGAGGCGGCGGGGGTACGCGCGGCAGGCGCTCATCGGGGCGGCGGGGGCCGGCGCGGTGTTCGCCGGGATCTTCGGGACGCCGCCGGAGCCCGCCACGGCGGAGGCGGGGGCCGAGGGGGTGCCCGAGGCGCCGATCGTGTTCGCCGCCGACCTGGCGGGCACCGGCGGCACGGACCTGTACACGGTGAACGGCGCCGGTGCGCCGGAGCGGATCACCGAGACCGCGGGGAACGCCGCCGAGCCGGCCTGGTCGCCGGGGCGCGGCGAGATCGCGTTCACCGACGACGCGGGCGGCCCCGCCGACCTGTACGCGGTGGGCGCCGGCGGCGGAGAACCCCGCCGGATCACCGAGGACCTCGCCGAGCAGGGCGGGCCGACCTGGGCGCCGGACGGGGAGCGGATCGCCTGCTCCGACGACGAGCCGCGCCGCCCTCCGCAGGAGAGCGGCGTCCACGTGCGGGCCGGGGGAGGCGACCCGGTGCAGCTGACCGAGGGCGGCCGGGACCCCGACTGGGACGGCGGCTCGCACATCGCCTACGCCGGCACCGACGGCGACGAGGACACCCTCTACCGGGTCTCGGCGGACGGCGGCGGCCCGCGGTTCCTGGCCGCGTTCCCGGGCAGCGAGGTGTCCGACCCGGACTGGCACCCCGACGGCGTGCGGATGCTGTTCTGGGAGAGGACCGGCTCCGGAGAGGCGCGGCTGACCGTCGCCGGGCGCGACGCCGGGGACCCCCGCGCGGTCTTCGGCACCGACGCGGCGGTCGGCGGCGTGAGCTGGTCGCCCTCGGGCGAGCTGATCGCCTTCGCGATGGACGGGCCCGAGGGCAACGGGATCTACCTGCTGGACGCCGAGGACCCCGGCGCCCCGGAGAAGGCGGTCGACCTCCCCGGCTCCCAGCCGGTCGACCTGGACTGGTCCTGA
- a CDS encoding FGGY-family carbohydrate kinase — protein sequence MIVGVDIGTSLTKAVAFGPDGRSVAHAGAASELRRYPDGRVEQDPEEVLGTVAAVVRRLAAELDGPVTAVALTGQGDGLWLRDEAGRPVRPAISWLDGRAAATVARWQAAGVDREVFRRTGSGLFPGCAAALLAHLDAEEPEVLDRAAVAGYCVDAVAQRLTGTVSVDVSDASLPFLDPATRRYDDTAIAACGLTHRRGLLAEPAPPGTVLSLDAEGARLLGLPEGLPVTAGPFDMPACAIGAGVREPGDGLLIAGTTLACQVLRKGPWFDREGEPSGMLLAAPDPELYLRAMAAMVGTAGLDWACELVGADVADTDGLLAASGPGAGGVRALPFLSGAGERAPFVDAAARARFTGLTLQHTRADLVRALCESVAFAARHCLEEAGLTGALYACGGGVRSPEWTGIFADVLGRPVTVPADPGVGARGAVITAARALGRPVDEERWAAGARTVPPRPENTGFYQRVYTGYRSCLAAARRDWAA from the coding sequence ATGATCGTCGGTGTCGACATCGGCACTTCGCTGACCAAAGCGGTGGCCTTCGGGCCGGACGGCCGCTCCGTCGCGCACGCCGGCGCGGCCTCGGAGCTGCGCCGCTACCCCGACGGCCGGGTGGAGCAGGACCCGGAGGAGGTCCTGGGCACCGTCGCCGCGGTGGTCCGCCGCCTCGCCGCGGAACTGGACGGTCCGGTCACCGCGGTCGCGCTGACCGGCCAGGGCGACGGGCTGTGGCTGCGCGACGAGGCGGGCCGGCCGGTGCGCCCGGCGATCTCCTGGCTGGACGGCCGGGCCGCGGCGACGGTGGCGCGCTGGCAGGCGGCCGGCGTGGACCGGGAGGTGTTCCGGCGCACCGGCTCCGGGCTGTTCCCCGGCTGCGCGGCCGCGCTCCTGGCCCACCTGGATGCGGAGGAGCCCGAGGTGCTGGACCGGGCCGCCGTCGCCGGGTACTGCGTCGACGCGGTCGCCCAGCGGCTCACCGGGACCGTGTCGGTGGACGTCTCCGACGCCTCGCTGCCCTTCCTGGACCCGGCCACCCGCCGCTACGACGACACGGCGATCGCGGCCTGCGGCCTCACCCACCGCCGGGGGCTGCTGGCCGAACCCGCCCCGCCCGGAACCGTGCTCTCACTCGACGCCGAGGGCGCCCGGCTGCTCGGCCTGCCAGAAGGTCTCCCGGTCACCGCCGGGCCGTTCGACATGCCGGCCTGCGCGATCGGCGCCGGGGTACGCGAGCCCGGCGACGGGCTGCTCATCGCCGGCACCACCCTGGCCTGCCAGGTGCTGCGCAAGGGCCCGTGGTTCGACCGGGAGGGCGAACCGTCCGGCATGCTGCTCGCCGCCCCCGACCCCGAGCTGTACCTGCGCGCCATGGCGGCGATGGTCGGCACCGCCGGGCTGGACTGGGCCTGTGAACTGGTCGGCGCGGACGTGGCCGACACCGACGGGCTGCTCGCCGCCTCCGGCCCCGGCGCGGGCGGGGTGCGCGCGCTGCCGTTCCTCTCCGGGGCGGGGGAGCGCGCCCCGTTCGTCGACGCCGCGGCCCGCGCCCGGTTCACCGGGCTCACCCTCCAGCACACCCGGGCCGACCTGGTGCGCGCCCTGTGCGAGTCGGTGGCCTTCGCGGCCCGGCACTGCCTGGAGGAGGCCGGCCTCACCGGCGCCCTGTACGCCTGCGGCGGCGGGGTCCGCTCCCCGGAGTGGACCGGGATCTTCGCCGATGTGCTGGGCCGCCCGGTCACCGTGCCGGCCGACCCCGGCGTCGGCGCGCGCGGCGCGGTGATCACCGCCGCCCGTGCCCTGGGCCGTCCGGTCGACGAGGAACGCTGGGCCGCCGGCGCCCGCACGGTGCCCCCGCGCCCGGAGAACACCGGGTTCTACCAGCGCGTCTACACCGGCTACCGGTCCTGTCTGGCCGCGGCCCGCCGCGACTGGGCGGCCTGA
- a CDS encoding AfsR/SARP family transcriptional regulator, whose amino-acid sequence MEGGPPALPPRRPSGASGPPGGRAGRNPTDRPDPATRKTRSDSPAETAAGQQGFLYFTLSGLAHFAKVPDKEIERDIDDRPKARREAAPMRAVFGFDAQESAPIPLSAKSDLHSMRDGIPYSVLGPLTLGRDGNDIPLPTRRPRAVLSHLLADLGRYTHKEALLESLGAGGDDQGSQAQPHKALSEPRKTGVPVERRGQAHRLITDHADVDCHVFDDLHRKGEEHASGGRLDEAADALSSSLSLWQGNPFSECAPANRR is encoded by the coding sequence ATGGAAGGCGGACCGCCGGCGCTCCCGCCCCGGCGGCCGTCCGGCGCATCCGGACCGCCCGGGGGCCGCGCCGGGCGGAACCCGACGGATCGACCCGATCCGGCCACACGAAAAACCCGGTCAGATTCACCTGCCGAAACGGCCGCCGGACAACAAGGATTCCTTTACTTCACCTTGAGCGGACTCGCACACTTCGCTAAAGTTCCCGACAAGGAAATTGAACGGGATATCGACGACCGACCGAAAGCCCGCCGCGAAGCCGCCCCGATGCGGGCCGTTTTCGGGTTCGACGCCCAGGAAAGCGCGCCCATCCCCTTGAGCGCGAAGAGCGACCTCCACTCCATGCGCGACGGCATCCCTTACTCCGTCCTCGGCCCCCTCACCCTCGGACGGGACGGGAACGACATCCCTCTACCGACCCGCCGCCCCCGCGCCGTCCTCAGCCATCTCCTTGCCGACCTGGGGCGATACACGCACAAAGAGGCCCTTCTCGAATCGCTCGGCGCGGGCGGGGACGACCAGGGGAGCCAGGCACAGCCGCATAAGGCCCTGAGCGAACCCAGAAAGACGGGGGTCCCCGTCGAGCGGCGGGGCCAAGCCCACCGACTCATCACCGACCACGCCGACGTCGATTGCCATGTTTTTGACGACCTGCACCGAAAAGGAGAGGAACACGCCTCCGGCGGACGCCTCGACGAAGCAGCCGACGCACTTTCCAGCTCACTTTCCCTGTGGCAGGGAAATCCTTTTTCGGAATGCGCCCCCGCGAACCGGCGGTAG
- a CDS encoding 2-hydroxyacid dehydrogenase, with product MRILAAGDEFVGTGLLTSAVRAELGTGPGQDGDPDFAELSLPWPIEPFGPVGGVQEASGTEEQVIEAVAGAELAVTQMAPFTGKVFAAAPDLRMVSVSRGGPVNVDLKAATAAGVAVTYAPGRNAAAAAEFAVGMILAAMRRISTSSAELLEGTWRGDYYTYANAGVELEGSTVGLVGYGAIGSRVARVLVAFGAKVLVSDPFADPAKITADGAEPVELDDLLRRSAAVSLHARLTEQTRHLIDAGRLALMPEGAVLVNTARGGLLDYAPLPGLLRSGRLGALALDVYDVEPPSADWALRDAPNVIATPHLAGASRQTAERAARIVAAEVGRYVRGEDLANVANPEVLDRFRR from the coding sequence TTGCGGATTCTCGCTGCTGGAGATGAGTTCGTCGGCACCGGGCTGCTGACCTCGGCGGTCCGCGCCGAGCTGGGCACCGGCCCGGGGCAGGACGGCGACCCCGACTTCGCCGAGCTGTCCCTGCCCTGGCCGATCGAGCCGTTCGGCCCGGTCGGCGGGGTGCAGGAGGCCAGCGGCACCGAGGAGCAGGTGATCGAGGCGGTCGCGGGCGCCGAGCTCGCGGTCACCCAGATGGCGCCGTTCACCGGGAAGGTGTTCGCCGCCGCCCCCGACCTGCGCATGGTGTCGGTGTCCCGGGGCGGCCCGGTCAACGTCGACCTGAAGGCGGCCACCGCCGCCGGGGTCGCGGTCACCTACGCCCCCGGGCGCAACGCCGCGGCCGCCGCGGAGTTCGCCGTCGGCATGATCCTGGCCGCGATGCGCCGCATCTCCACCTCCTCGGCGGAGCTGCTGGAGGGCACCTGGCGCGGCGACTACTACACCTACGCCAACGCCGGCGTGGAGCTGGAGGGCAGCACCGTCGGCCTGGTCGGCTACGGCGCGATCGGCTCCCGGGTGGCCCGGGTCCTGGTGGCCTTCGGCGCGAAGGTGCTGGTCTCCGACCCGTTCGCGGACCCCGCGAAGATCACCGCGGACGGCGCCGAACCCGTCGAGCTGGACGACCTGCTGCGCCGCAGCGCCGCGGTGAGCCTGCACGCCCGCCTCACCGAGCAGACCCGGCACCTCATCGACGCCGGCAGGCTCGCCCTGATGCCCGAGGGGGCGGTGCTGGTGAACACCGCCCGCGGCGGGCTGCTGGACTACGCGCCGCTGCCCGGCCTGCTCCGCTCGGGCCGCCTGGGCGCGCTGGCCCTGGACGTCTACGACGTCGAGCCGCCGTCCGCCGACTGGGCGCTGCGCGACGCCCCCAACGTCATCGCCACCCCACACCTGGCCGGTGCCAGCCGGCAGACCGCCGAGCGCGCGGCGCGCATCGTCGCCGCCGAGGTCGGCCGGTACGTGCGCGGCGAGGACCTGGCCAACGTCGCCAACCCCGAGGTGCTGGACCGGTTCCGGCGCTGA
- a CDS encoding RpiB/LacA/LacB family sugar-phosphate isomerase → MSAEPARGAEPLRIVVAADNAGVELKDRLRDLMRDDPRVAGVVDVGVSDAADDTAYPVPAAAAAEMIARGEADRGVLVCGTGIGVAIAANKVPGIRATVAHDSYSAERSIKSNDCQIITFGARVIGPHAAEKILTEWLGHRFDAASPSAAKVARITEYENEHAGAGAAGTGCG, encoded by the coding sequence ATGAGCGCTGAACCGGCGCGCGGTGCAGAACCGCTGCGCATCGTGGTCGCCGCCGACAACGCCGGCGTCGAGCTGAAGGACCGGCTGCGCGACCTGATGCGCGATGACCCGCGGGTCGCCGGGGTGGTCGATGTGGGCGTCAGCGACGCCGCCGACGACACCGCCTACCCGGTGCCGGCGGCGGCAGCGGCCGAGATGATCGCCCGCGGGGAGGCCGACCGCGGCGTGCTGGTCTGCGGCACCGGCATCGGGGTGGCCATCGCCGCCAACAAGGTCCCGGGCATCCGGGCCACGGTCGCGCACGACTCCTACTCGGCCGAGCGGTCCATCAAGTCCAACGACTGCCAGATCATCACCTTCGGGGCGCGGGTCATCGGCCCGCACGCGGCGGAGAAGATCCTCACCGAGTGGCTGGGCCACCGCTTCGACGCCGCCTCGCCGAGCGCGGCCAAGGTTGCCCGGATCACCGAGTACGAGAACGAGCACGCCGGAGCCGGCGCCGCGGGCACCGGCTGCGGCTGA
- a CDS encoding ABC transporter permease → MIGIAWRILRRSPGTLLGAFIMITVGTALLAAFAIVQDSMARTTAPVERYAAADVAASGQAGIFTPEAVEEAGGLPGVAEAVPELSFPALVLGEDGAPPDDWQDTARFGHGWSSAGLTPFTLLEGRAPNASDEVVLDAGSAAEAGAAVGDRVDVEVAGTVRGHRLVGIAEPEAGPAEYQRALFFTDRRAAELADRGGGRVDALGLHLEPGADPHAVAEALDEHLRAALAGDVDSPSGVPAYRVGTGAERGELEQALPDHRASAQAMAMLIWIVAFMAVAVIGGALITSVRSRAAQFALLRAVGATPGQVRLLCLAEAFLLSAAGVAAGAPSGMLLGRLLLDGFRAIGVASPVLRVHYGLGALLLAGATALVVGQVAAWFAARAALRIRPAEVLAGQAAVPVARGRRRAGRIAGVLLLASAGVLQALGMAGLVPTALRGSYGMIASGLVIVGLGLLGSWAIHAAARAARPPLSRLAPVAGHLAAANVGFHHRRYAGAAVPIAVGTAIAGWALAGLPLFALGNSQDVAERFAADQVLRTPIVRDAHTGLGEPVRERLAEAPGVSATVGLRELWAHAAPAGSGGPGGGGTPEVTRATVVTGQADALLDLGEVSGDLASVDAGRGVALGAEYARRAGIGLRDEVEVRTAGASRPTPLPVAALFERDAGGGEGLVVSSEALSDAPRGWYDYVLVGEEEAGRAAEAAAAALPARGTATAEDPEEFLRGYVRERQDAIDNLGTLATAMVGGFLVIASVNALALSAADRRSELASIRRIGVTGRRLTGMVSWEMALTVVPAWLLGGLATAWMAAAMAGGDLGAALWAYPGAVLLAFGAAGLAAALLGALAATRSALRTTDAR, encoded by the coding sequence GTGATCGGCATCGCATGGCGCATCCTGCGCCGCAGCCCGGGGACGCTGCTCGGCGCCTTCATCATGATCACGGTGGGGACGGCGCTGCTCGCGGCCTTCGCCATCGTCCAGGACTCGATGGCCCGGACCACCGCCCCGGTGGAGCGCTACGCGGCCGCCGACGTCGCCGCCTCCGGCCAGGCGGGGATCTTCACCCCTGAGGCGGTCGAGGAGGCCGGCGGCCTGCCCGGGGTGGCCGAGGCCGTGCCGGAGCTGTCCTTCCCCGCCCTCGTCCTCGGCGAGGACGGCGCCCCTCCCGACGACTGGCAGGACACCGCCCGCTTCGGGCACGGCTGGTCCAGCGCCGGCCTCACCCCCTTCACCCTGCTCGAGGGCCGGGCGCCGAACGCCTCCGACGAGGTGGTGCTGGACGCCGGATCCGCGGCCGAGGCGGGCGCGGCCGTCGGCGACCGGGTCGACGTCGAGGTCGCCGGCACGGTCCGCGGCCACCGCCTGGTCGGCATCGCGGAGCCGGAGGCGGGGCCGGCGGAGTACCAGCGCGCCCTGTTCTTCACCGACCGGCGGGCCGCGGAGCTGGCCGACCGGGGCGGCGGCCGGGTCGACGCGCTCGGCCTGCACCTGGAACCCGGCGCCGACCCGCACGCCGTCGCCGAGGCGCTCGACGAGCACCTGCGGGCCGCCCTCGCCGGCGATGTGGACAGCCCCTCGGGCGTCCCCGCCTACCGGGTGGGGACCGGTGCCGAGCGGGGCGAGCTGGAGCAGGCGCTCCCCGACCACCGGGCCTCCGCGCAGGCCATGGCCATGCTGATCTGGATCGTGGCCTTCATGGCGGTCGCCGTGATCGGCGGCGCCCTGATCACCTCGGTGCGCAGCAGGGCCGCCCAGTTCGCGCTGCTGAGGGCGGTGGGGGCGACCCCCGGCCAGGTCCGCCTGCTCTGCCTGGCCGAGGCGTTCCTCCTCTCCGCCGCGGGAGTGGCCGCCGGGGCGCCGTCCGGCATGCTGCTCGGCCGGCTCCTGCTGGACGGCTTCCGTGCGATCGGGGTGGCCAGCCCGGTGCTGCGGGTGCACTACGGCCTCGGCGCCCTGCTGCTCGCCGGGGCGACCGCACTGGTCGTCGGCCAGGTCGCCGCCTGGTTCGCGGCCCGCGCCGCGCTGCGCATCCGTCCGGCGGAGGTGCTGGCCGGCCAGGCCGCCGTCCCGGTCGCCCGCGGCCGCCGGCGGGCCGGCCGGATCGCCGGCGTGCTGCTGCTCGCCTCCGCCGGCGTCCTGCAGGCGCTCGGGATGGCCGGACTGGTCCCGACCGCACTGCGGGGCTCCTACGGGATGATCGCCAGCGGCCTGGTCATCGTCGGTCTGGGGCTGCTCGGCTCCTGGGCGATCCACGCCGCGGCCCGCGCCGCCCGCCCGCCGCTCTCCCGCCTGGCGCCGGTCGCCGGGCACCTCGCCGCCGCCAACGTCGGCTTCCACCACCGGCGCTACGCCGGGGCGGCGGTGCCGATCGCGGTGGGCACCGCCATCGCCGGCTGGGCCCTGGCCGGGCTCCCGCTCTTCGCGCTGGGCAACTCCCAGGACGTCGCCGAGCGCTTCGCCGCCGACCAGGTGCTGCGCACCCCCATCGTCCGCGACGCCCACACCGGCCTGGGCGAACCGGTCCGGGAACGGCTGGCAGAGGCGCCCGGGGTCTCCGCGACGGTCGGCCTGCGGGAGCTGTGGGCGCACGCCGCCCCGGCCGGCTCGGGCGGGCCGGGCGGGGGCGGGACGCCGGAGGTGACCCGGGCGACCGTCGTGACCGGGCAGGCCGACGCCCTGCTGGACCTGGGCGAGGTGAGCGGGGACCTGGCCTCCGTCGACGCCGGCCGGGGCGTCGCCCTGGGCGCGGAGTACGCGCGCCGGGCCGGCATCGGCCTCCGCGACGAGGTGGAGGTGCGGACCGCGGGCGCCTCCCGGCCCACACCGCTGCCGGTGGCGGCGCTGTTCGAACGGGACGCGGGCGGCGGAGAGGGGCTCGTCGTCTCCTCCGAGGCGCTCTCCGACGCCCCGCGGGGCTGGTACGACTACGTCCTGGTCGGCGAGGAGGAGGCGGGCCGGGCGGCGGAGGCCGCGGCGGCCGCCCTGCCCGCCCGGGGGACGGCCACCGCCGAGGACCCCGAGGAGTTCCTCCGCGGCTACGTCCGGGAACGGCAGGACGCGATCGACAACCTCGGCACCCTGGCCACCGCCATGGTCGGCGGGTTCCTGGTGATCGCCTCGGTCAACGCCCTCGCGCTGTCGGCCGCCGACCGCCGCTCCGAGCTGGCCTCGATCCGCCGGATCGGGGTGACCGGGCGCCGGCTGACCGGGATGGTCTCCTGGGAGATGGCCCTCACCGTCGTTCCGGCATGGCTGCTGGGCGGGCTCGCGACGGCCTGGATGGCCGCGGCGATGGCCGGCGGGGACCTCGGGGCCGCACTGTGGGCCTACCCGGGGGCGGTGCTCCTCGCGTTCGGCGCGGCGGGGCTGGCCGCGGCCCTGCTCGGCGCACTGGCGGCGACCCGCTCGGCCCTGCGGACCACCGATGCGCGGTGA
- a CDS encoding MazG nucleotide pyrophosphohydrolase domain-containing protein has translation MPNPDTPTPEVVAELFARMGIDDQGPRECIAFLAEEVGELAKATRTGDLPGVAEEIGDVGILLHRIALLHGIDLDEAVRAKADLRRARYDAEHAEG, from the coding sequence GTGCCGAACCCGGACACACCGACGCCCGAGGTCGTCGCCGAGCTCTTCGCCCGCATGGGCATCGACGACCAGGGGCCGCGCGAGTGCATCGCCTTCCTCGCCGAGGAGGTGGGCGAGCTCGCCAAGGCCACCCGCACCGGAGACCTCCCCGGCGTCGCCGAGGAGATCGGCGACGTGGGGATCCTGCTGCACCGCATCGCCCTGCTGCACGGCATCGACCTGGACGAGGCCGTCCGCGCCAAGGCCGATCTGCGCCGGGCCCGCTACGACGCCGAGCACGCGGAGGGCTGA
- a CDS encoding CPBP family intramembrane glutamic endopeptidase has product MSLSRTEPAAAAPPTGLRGAIVFSVLSTALAWAVAAPLWVGGQGLDHPQNRLFIQVMMVAPAVAAAVVLWASGHRRDLLRTTGVLPLRPLRPLLGYCLAGLALASLIMGGGILLAILAGGYRPDLADFSAFREFAEPLGLTSAEGTGAPLGALGAFAALQLLGLVLSLPMALGEELGWRGYLLPALLPLGTWPALLVHGAVWGVWHAPVILLGYNFGRPDLTGVGLMTVWCVLFGVILGRLRLASGSVWPAVVGHAALNSSTALVVVFADAEAGLVGSDALPPGVWAGAGAVMAALTAVGAMVRRTGPARPAAGGR; this is encoded by the coding sequence TTGTCCCTTTCCCGTACCGAACCGGCGGCCGCGGCGCCGCCCACCGGGCTCCGCGGTGCGATCGTCTTCTCCGTGCTCTCCACCGCGCTGGCCTGGGCGGTCGCGGCTCCGCTGTGGGTCGGCGGGCAGGGGTTGGACCACCCGCAGAACCGGTTGTTCATCCAGGTGATGATGGTGGCGCCGGCCGTGGCCGCGGCCGTCGTGCTCTGGGCGTCCGGGCACCGGCGGGACCTGCTGCGGACGACCGGGGTGCTGCCGCTGCGACCGCTCCGCCCGCTGCTGGGGTACTGCCTGGCCGGGCTGGCGCTCGCCTCGCTGATCATGGGCGGCGGCATACTGCTGGCGATCCTCGCCGGCGGCTACCGCCCCGACCTCGCCGACTTCTCCGCGTTCCGCGAGTTCGCCGAACCGCTCGGGCTGACCTCCGCGGAGGGGACCGGGGCCCCGCTGGGCGCCCTGGGCGCCTTCGCCGCCCTGCAACTGCTCGGCCTGGTGCTCAGCCTGCCGATGGCCCTCGGCGAGGAGCTGGGCTGGCGCGGCTACCTGCTGCCCGCGCTGCTGCCGCTGGGCACCTGGCCGGCGCTGCTGGTGCACGGCGCGGTGTGGGGCGTCTGGCACGCACCGGTCATCCTGCTCGGGTACAACTTCGGCCGCCCCGACCTGACCGGGGTGGGGCTGATGACGGTCTGGTGCGTACTGTTCGGCGTCATCCTGGGCCGGTTGCGCCTGGCCTCCGGGTCGGTGTGGCCGGCGGTGGTGGGCCATGCCGCGCTGAACTCCTCCACCGCGCTGGTGGTGGTCTTCGCCGACGCCGAGGCCGGGCTGGTCGGATCCGACGCGCTGCCGCCCGGCGTGTGGGCCGGCGCCGGCGCGGTCATGGCCGCGCTGACCGCGGTCGGAGCCATGGTGCGCCGGACCGGCCCGGCACGGCCGGCCGCCGGCGGCCGCTGA